A single window of Bacteroidota bacterium DNA harbors:
- the paaJ gene encoding phenylacetate-CoA oxygenase subunit PaaJ: MASKDDILKLLSEIPDPEIPVITIAELGVIRDVILNGETVEVKITPTYSGCPAMKRMEDDIREVLTANGFKEIKITLVYSPAWTTDWIPEEAKEKLRVYGIAPPEKTTEDKSWLTGKSKIVKCPRCKSDNTRLVSQFGSTACKSLYQCNDCLEPFDYFKCI, from the coding sequence ATGGCATCCAAAGACGACATATTAAAATTGCTTTCGGAAATTCCGGATCCGGAAATTCCGGTTATTACCATTGCGGAATTAGGGGTGATACGCGATGTGATTTTAAACGGCGAAACAGTTGAAGTAAAAATCACACCAACGTATAGTGGTTGTCCGGCTATGAAACGCATGGAGGATGATATCAGGGAAGTGTTAACTGCAAATGGTTTTAAAGAAATTAAAATCACCTTGGTGTATTCGCCGGCATGGACGACCGATTGGATACCTGAAGAGGCAAAAGAAAAATTGCGTGTTTATGGCATTGCGCCTCCCGAAAAAACAACAGAGGATAAAAGTTGGTTAACCGGAAAAAGTAAAATTGTAAAATGTCCGAGATGTAAATCAGACAACACGCGTTTGGTTTCTCAGTTTGGAAGTACGGCTTGTAAATCACTCTATCAATGCAATGACTGTTTAGAGCCTTTTGATTACTTTAAGTGTATTTGA
- a CDS encoding T9SS type A sorting domain-containing protein has protein sequence MRKWVLIFTLLFASKLILAQTFTVGSTCCNYHLVNKTYTLNPWCNCCPGTSFSYSLDIDGDLQKDLEIGAYQGIPCFSGGTNSSNVYAKSFSGAEIVYTTLPTGCPMTSIVQKLNYGSPINAALNWSATPTSTTVFSPGPYLYFYSYTPQASWTCGQTTVNHYLGFRKILPSNDTIYGWVNVDSNAPIKIVDYAYTCGSYTGTPVPSTITTSSSVLQKCDSVLLSATPSGGIFYGQGVSGNYFSTKSLVAGIYTVNYAIPNLTGCATLPSSVVFTVNSAAAITNTQTSICVGESFTLTASPIGGTFSGVGVTGNVFSPATTGTFSVKYDYTINATCSQTTIVTFTVDACVGISESEKLNSSISVYPNPAASKLFVEMKNELSSEIELNLRNIDGRKIKSLRLTNKKQEIDLSEISSGIYFVEIGSEKSIIRKKLIISR, from the coding sequence GTGAGAAAATGGGTTCTTATATTCACATTATTATTTGCAAGTAAGCTTATACTTGCGCAAACATTCACGGTGGGCAGTACTTGTTGCAATTATCATTTGGTGAATAAGACTTACACGCTAAATCCTTGGTGTAATTGTTGTCCCGGAACCAGTTTTTCATATTCCTTAGATATTGATGGGGACTTGCAAAAGGATTTGGAAATTGGGGCGTATCAAGGTATTCCGTGTTTTAGTGGCGGCACAAATTCATCCAATGTTTACGCTAAATCATTTAGTGGCGCAGAAATTGTTTATACAACCCTTCCAACGGGATGTCCAATGACCTCCATCGTACAGAAACTAAATTATGGTAGTCCGATTAATGCAGCATTAAATTGGAGCGCAACACCAACTTCCACAACAGTTTTCTCTCCGGGGCCTTATTTGTACTTTTATTCTTATACCCCTCAAGCTTCTTGGACATGCGGGCAAACAACAGTGAATCATTACTTAGGTTTCAGAAAAATATTACCTAGCAACGATACTATTTATGGATGGGTGAATGTAGATTCAAACGCCCCAATTAAAATTGTCGATTATGCATATACATGTGGTAGTTATACAGGAACGCCTGTGCCCTCAACAATAACAACTTCTTCTTCGGTTCTTCAAAAGTGTGATAGTGTTTTATTGAGTGCAACGCCTTCCGGAGGAATTTTCTACGGTCAGGGTGTGAGTGGAAATTATTTTTCTACAAAAAGTCTCGTGGCCGGAATTTATACGGTAAATTATGCCATTCCGAATTTGACCGGCTGCGCTACTTTACCAAGTTCTGTGGTGTTTACTGTAAATTCTGCCGCAGCAATTACTAACACGCAAACTTCAATATGTGTTGGAGAAAGTTTTACTTTAACTGCAAGTCCAATTGGTGGTACCTTTAGCGGAGTGGGTGTGACAGGTAATGTTTTTAGTCCGGCCACAACAGGAACCTTTAGTGTAAAGTATGATTATACTATCAATGCAACTTGTAGTCAAACAACTATTGTAACATTTACAGTTGATGCTTGTGTAGGAATCAGCGAGTCAGAAAAACTAAATTCAAGCATATCAGTTTACCCAAACCCGGCTGCGAGTAAGTTATTTGTAGAAATGAAAAATGAATTAAGTTCAGAGATTGAGCTGAATTTACGTAATATAGATGGCAGAAAAATCAAATCACTACGACTTACCAATAAAAAACAGGAAATTGATTTAAGTGAAATAAGTAGTGGAATTTATTTTGTGGAGATAGGAAGTGAGAAATCGATAATCAGAAAAAAACTGATCATCTCAAGATAA
- a CDS encoding tryptophan 7-halogenase — translation MIYDVAIIGGGPVGSTAATLLARAGLKVIVFEREKFPRDHVGESLLPFCHGIFKDLGLLEEMKRRFSRKPGVQFTSIDNTTQSIWCFGHVIHDESFLSFHVLRAEFDEMLLNFAQSKGADTRQEHLVTKTEKDENNIHQIHYRNKQNTGSVKAKFLIDASGQDCFLPNKNKTKVQYEGMSRAAFACHWKGVKYDEALNEGLIQIVYLGGEKKGWIWMIPLESDRLSVGVALNADYVKKRRNELAKKKVKNWQEELYMCELSQAAKAQEILHEARKVQPVITVSDFSYYSSEQYGKDFAILGDSVAFLDPIFSSGIYMGMKSAYVLCEKLIENFSNGTDLNLGFDKVYGEINGAYSLVEKFVRLFYNPDKLDMAALGTHSKMAHLQHEQAFALVHYLLAGDFFSQHAKYSEFLELLEKPEMFSRYKNLVFGQHSTKYSCGHKPEEIYPDLLAKFPA, via the coding sequence ATGATTTACGATGTGGCCATAATTGGTGGTGGTCCGGTTGGTTCAACCGCTGCTACCCTATTAGCACGCGCCGGATTAAAAGTCATTGTTTTTGAACGTGAAAAATTTCCTCGTGATCACGTTGGTGAATCTCTCTTACCTTTTTGCCACGGAATATTCAAAGACCTTGGTTTACTGGAAGAAATGAAACGTCGCTTCTCCCGAAAACCGGGCGTACAATTTACTAGCATCGATAATACCACACAATCTATTTGGTGCTTCGGTCATGTTATACATGATGAAAGTTTTTTATCATTTCATGTTCTGAGGGCAGAATTCGATGAAATGTTACTCAATTTCGCACAATCAAAAGGAGCTGACACGCGACAAGAACATCTGGTAACAAAAACGGAAAAAGACGAAAACAATATTCATCAGATTCATTACCGAAATAAGCAGAATACCGGATCTGTTAAGGCTAAGTTTCTAATTGACGCTAGCGGACAGGATTGTTTTCTTCCAAATAAGAATAAAACAAAAGTTCAATACGAAGGCATGAGCCGTGCCGCTTTTGCCTGTCATTGGAAAGGCGTTAAATACGATGAGGCTTTAAATGAAGGCTTAATTCAAATCGTTTATTTAGGTGGGGAAAAGAAAGGATGGATTTGGATGATTCCTCTCGAGAGTGACCGCCTCAGTGTGGGTGTTGCACTTAATGCTGATTATGTGAAAAAACGCAGAAATGAATTAGCGAAGAAGAAAGTAAAAAATTGGCAGGAAGAATTATACATGTGCGAGCTTTCGCAGGCTGCAAAAGCACAGGAAATTTTACACGAAGCAAGAAAAGTACAACCTGTAATTACCGTTTCTGATTTTTCATACTATTCTTCCGAACAATACGGAAAAGACTTTGCCATTCTTGGCGATAGCGTTGCGTTTTTAGATCCTATTTTCTCAAGTGGAATTTACATGGGTATGAAAAGTGCTTATGTACTTTGCGAAAAATTAATTGAAAATTTTTCCAATGGCACTGATTTAAATCTTGGCTTTGACAAAGTGTACGGAGAAATCAACGGAGCCTATAGTTTAGTGGAAAAATTTGTGCGCCTTTTTTATAATCCTGATAAATTAGACATGGCTGCATTGGGTACACATTCCAAAATGGCACATTTACAGCACGAGCAAGCGTTTGCACTTGTTCATTATCTTTTAGCAGGAGATTTCTTTTCGCAACACGCAAAATATTCGGAATTTCTCGAGCTTTTAGAAAAACCGGAAATGTTCTCCCGTTACAAAAATCTGGTATTCGGTCAGCACTCCACTAAATACAGTTGCGGACATAAACCGGAAGAGATATATCCCGACCTTCTGGCAAAATTTCCCGCATAA
- a CDS encoding SpoIIE family protein phosphatase — translation MRSIKFISLLFLLLLSYSLFPQLKDTVAINKNLRLADKLLEQNTDSALIIIKQSAKASREKKYIYGYAKSNLQLVRYYLLKGLNDSSSYYTTDAIKYARITKDTALIINTYLLSSRALSSALQYNKALELCLQAQRFAESKKNIKYKIKIAHDLGYIHSNMDLHEKAISYYKEGLRLSQQEKDTFNFANISARLAGEFSLIKKFDTAMVYNKQSLKYFTLIKHKRGIGVSLVNLAENYNGLKQYDKAIETTLEAIKIRTELGDSYALTILKNNLASCYLKKKDYKKALEAAKEGEELCKQQNDIALQIDNYSSQYIIYYYLSNFEKAFDYAYRYINLKDSVNQSTNLASLTELQTRYETDQKEKEIKLLQLENKNAEERSKAESAKRNIILFSVIAITLTITAFSIILYKRFKESNSQKNIIAEQKQLVDFKNKEIIDSINYAKTIQEALIPDEKELKQTLSDAFVIFKPKDIVSGDFYWHSVVKNYHFVAVADCTGHGVPGAFMSMMGISFLNEIVNEREIFETDKILNLLREKVISSLNKDAGKDKRDGMDMIILRFDGNNQSIMFSGANNSVYHQSSEGLKEIKGDKFPVGLHHKELLDYQAQIINTKKGDRIFVTTDGYPDQFGGPKGKKFMYKAFEEILNSNKENRLSVLQETLTERFDTWKGDNEQIDDVTVIGIEV, via the coding sequence ATGCGCAGCATTAAATTTATAAGTCTATTATTTCTTCTGCTCCTTTCTTACTCTCTATTTCCGCAGCTGAAAGACACTGTTGCTATTAATAAAAATTTACGTCTCGCGGACAAGCTCCTTGAACAAAATACTGATTCGGCTCTTATTATAATTAAACAAAGCGCCAAAGCTTCAAGAGAAAAAAAATACATTTATGGCTATGCCAAATCTAACTTACAGTTAGTACGCTATTACTTATTAAAAGGCCTTAACGATTCTTCCAGCTATTATACAACCGACGCTATTAAATACGCGCGAATCACGAAAGACACTGCTTTAATCATTAATACATACTTGCTTTCTTCGCGTGCATTAAGTTCAGCATTACAATACAACAAAGCCCTCGAATTATGCTTACAAGCACAACGCTTCGCCGAATCAAAAAAGAACATTAAGTATAAAATTAAAATTGCTCACGACTTAGGTTATATACATAGCAATATGGACCTACATGAAAAAGCAATAAGCTATTACAAAGAAGGACTAAGATTAAGTCAACAGGAAAAAGATACTTTCAATTTTGCCAATATTTCTGCACGTTTGGCAGGTGAATTTAGCTTGATTAAAAAATTTGATACGGCGATGGTTTATAATAAACAATCGCTCAAATATTTTACTTTAATAAAGCACAAAAGAGGTATTGGCGTTAGTCTTGTTAACTTGGCGGAGAATTATAACGGACTTAAACAATACGACAAAGCCATCGAAACAACTTTGGAAGCCATTAAAATCAGAACTGAATTAGGCGACAGTTATGCCCTCACTATTTTGAAAAACAATCTAGCCTCTTGTTACTTAAAGAAAAAAGATTACAAGAAAGCATTGGAAGCCGCCAAAGAAGGTGAAGAACTTTGCAAACAACAAAACGACATTGCACTGCAAATAGATAATTATAGTAGTCAGTACATCATTTACTATTACCTCAGCAATTTTGAAAAAGCGTTTGATTACGCATATCGCTATATTAATTTAAAAGATTCCGTTAATCAATCTACCAATTTAGCTTCGCTCACTGAATTACAAACACGCTACGAAACTGATCAAAAGGAAAAAGAAATTAAACTGCTTCAATTAGAAAATAAAAATGCAGAAGAACGTTCGAAAGCAGAATCTGCAAAACGAAATATTATTTTGTTTTCTGTTATTGCCATCACACTCACCATTACTGCATTCTCTATCATTCTTTATAAACGATTTAAAGAATCGAATTCTCAGAAAAACATTATTGCAGAGCAAAAACAACTGGTAGATTTTAAGAACAAAGAAATCATTGACAGTATTAATTACGCGAAAACCATACAGGAAGCTTTAATTCCGGATGAGAAGGAATTAAAACAAACACTCAGCGATGCTTTTGTGATTTTTAAACCAAAGGATATTGTTAGCGGTGATTTTTATTGGCATAGTGTGGTAAAAAATTATCATTTCGTTGCGGTTGCCGATTGTACCGGTCATGGTGTACCGGGAGCGTTTATGAGTATGATGGGGATTTCCTTTTTAAATGAAATAGTAAACGAACGCGAAATATTTGAAACCGATAAGATTCTAAATTTACTTCGTGAAAAAGTAATAAGCAGTTTGAATAAGGATGCGGGAAAAGACAAACGCGATGGTATGGACATGATTATTTTGCGTTTTGATGGTAATAACCAAAGTATTATGTTCAGTGGTGCAAACAATTCAGTTTACCATCAAAGCTCAGAAGGATTAAAAGAAATCAAAGGCGACAAATTTCCGGTGGGACTTCACCATAAAGAACTTTTAGATTATCAAGCGCAAATCATTAACACTAAAAAAGGGGACCGTATATTTGTAACCACCGACGGATATCCTGATCAATTTGGCGGACCGAAAGGAAAAAAATTCATGTATAAAGCCTTTGAGGAAATTCTTAATAGCAACAAAGAAAATCGTTTGTCTGTTTTACAAGAAACGTTGACAGAGCGATTCGACACATGGAAAGGCGACAACGAACAAATAGATGATGTAACTGTTATTGGCATTGAAGTGTAA
- the paaA gene encoding 1,2-phenylacetyl-CoA epoxidase subunit A, with protein MENKTYEDLFEAKLAKNEMIEPKDWMPENYRKHLIRQVSQHAHSEIVGMLPEGNWITRAPSLRAKKVLLAKVQDEGGHGLYLYTAAETLGISRDELLDNLHTGKAKYSSIFNYPTLTWADIGAIGWLVDGAAIMNQVMLQRTSYGPYARAMVRICKEESFHQRQGYEIMTHLAFGTPEQKAMAQDAINRWWFPTMMMFGPPDAESPNSENAMKWRIKRETNDQLRQRFVNQTVPQVEYLGLTVPDSKLKWNEAKKGYDFSEPDWTEFKNVISGNGPCNKERLGARVKAHKDGAWVREAAAAYAKKQNQSIAA; from the coding sequence ATGGAAAATAAAACCTATGAAGATTTGTTTGAAGCCAAATTGGCAAAAAACGAAATGATTGAACCAAAAGATTGGATGCCGGAGAACTACCGTAAACATTTGATTCGTCAGGTTTCTCAGCATGCCCATTCTGAAATTGTTGGCATGCTACCTGAAGGTAATTGGATTACACGTGCCCCTAGTTTGCGTGCAAAAAAAGTTTTATTAGCAAAAGTACAAGACGAAGGCGGACACGGATTATACCTTTACACTGCTGCTGAAACTTTAGGAATCAGCCGTGATGAATTATTAGATAATTTACATACAGGAAAAGCAAAATACTCTTCCATCTTCAATTACCCTACTCTTACTTGGGCCGACATTGGTGCCATTGGATGGTTAGTTGATGGCGCAGCCATTATGAATCAGGTAATGTTGCAGCGTACTTCTTACGGTCCGTATGCACGGGCAATGGTGAGAATTTGCAAGGAAGAAAGTTTTCATCAACGCCAGGGTTATGAAATCATGACTCACTTAGCTTTTGGAACTCCTGAGCAAAAAGCAATGGCACAAGATGCTATCAATCGTTGGTGGTTTCCAACAATGATGATGTTTGGTCCGCCGGATGCTGAGTCACCTAACAGTGAAAATGCAATGAAGTGGCGTATCAAGCGTGAAACCAACGATCAGTTACGTCAGCGTTTCGTTAATCAAACTGTTCCGCAAGTAGAATATTTAGGATTAACTGTTCCCGATTCAAAATTAAAATGGAATGAGGCGAAGAAAGGCTACGATTTCAGTGAACCGGATTGGACAGAATTCAAAAACGTGATTAGCGGCAATGGTCCTTGCAACAAGGAGCGTTTAGGCGCACGCGTTAAAGCGCATAAAGATGGCGCTTGGGTACGTGAAGCAGCAGCAGCCTACGCTAAAAAACAAAATCAATCAATAGCAGCATAA
- the paaC gene encoding phenylacetate-CoA oxygenase subunit PaaC, with product MNNLFVYTLRLADNSLVLAQRLSEWTGHGPFLEEDLALTNVALDTFGTATSLLEYAAQVEGKGRSADDLAYFRHEREYTNVLLVEQPNGDYAKTIVRQAFVDHFNLLLYTELAKSKDETIAGIAQKAIKEVTYHVRHSSSWVLRFGDGTEESHNRAQEAVNELWRFTGELFEMDDVENKLVKEGIVVNTSLLKEKWEKQITDLLTKATLKKPESSFMQSGGRKGMHTEHLGYLLSEMQTVPRMYPNAKW from the coding sequence ATGAATAATCTATTTGTATATACACTTCGCCTTGCGGATAATTCTTTGGTACTGGCGCAACGATTAAGTGAGTGGACCGGACACGGGCCGTTTTTAGAAGAAGATTTAGCATTAACCAATGTGGCACTCGATACTTTTGGCACCGCAACATCGCTATTGGAATATGCTGCTCAAGTAGAAGGCAAAGGTAGAAGCGCTGATGATTTAGCTTATTTCAGACATGAAAGAGAATACACCAATGTTTTGTTAGTAGAACAACCTAACGGTGACTATGCCAAGACAATTGTTCGTCAGGCTTTTGTTGATCATTTTAATTTGTTACTGTATACCGAACTGGCTAAAAGCAAAGATGAAACAATAGCGGGCATTGCTCAAAAAGCAATTAAAGAAGTGACGTATCACGTTCGTCACAGCTCTTCATGGGTATTACGTTTCGGTGATGGTACCGAAGAAAGTCATAACCGCGCACAAGAAGCGGTTAACGAATTATGGCGTTTTACCGGAGAACTGTTTGAAATGGATGACGTAGAAAACAAATTAGTAAAAGAAGGCATCGTCGTTAATACATCTTTATTAAAAGAAAAGTGGGAAAAACAAATTACCGACTTATTAACCAAAGCCACACTTAAAAAACCGGAATCATCATTTATGCAAAGCGGTGGAAGAAAAGGCATGCATACCGAACATTTAGGGTATTTATTGTCGGAAATGCAAACAGTTCCAAGAATGTATCCGAATGCAAAATGGTAA
- the ispG gene encoding (E)-4-hydroxy-3-methylbut-2-enyl-diphosphate synthase, giving the protein MSTILPYCNSLTQYSRFVTREVKIGDLLMGAHHPIRVQSMTTTDTMNTKATVEQSIRMIEAGCELVRITAPSLNEAKNLELIKKELKAKGYNTPICADIHFTPNAAEFAARVIEKVRVNPGNYADKKKFETIDYTDAAYEAELERIRTRFTPLVKICKEYGTAMRIGTNHGSLSDRILSRYGDTPLGMVESAFEFLRICEENNYYNIVISMKASNTQVMVQAYRLLVAKMMETQRNYPLHLGVTEAGDGEDGRIKSAVGIGTLLEDGLGDTVRVSLTEEPEFEIPVAKNLVERYSNRKNHKTIPELENSASLPYNPFEYERRKTREVINLGNHHVPRVIADYSMKEEITPASLFGVGYNYSVPQDKWNLTDLAVDYIYCGDKIADFEIPGTLGLIYNSEIWKKVKHKDRSYPLFCAEEYFKASEKSDELNFVAVELPSLTKDFIQRINAEKSVVLIADTFNEHAMPELRRLFIELELNKCNIPVIIKRNFIGLNESQFQLFSATDLGGLLLDGFGDGIWIKQKDCVSTQVCNSTSFGILQATRTRISKTEYISCPSCGRTLFDLQETTQKIRERTHHLKGVKIGIMGCIVNGPGEMADADYGYVGTGENKISLYKGKEVVKKNITSETAVDELIALIKEHGDWVEKP; this is encoded by the coding sequence ATGTCGACGATTTTACCATACTGCAATAGTCTTACACAATATAGTCGCTTTGTAACCCGTGAGGTTAAAATTGGGGATTTATTAATGGGTGCTCATCATCCCATTCGCGTACAAAGTATGACCACTACTGATACGATGAACACCAAAGCTACGGTGGAGCAAAGTATTCGCATGATTGAAGCCGGTTGTGAGTTGGTGCGCATTACTGCTCCGAGCTTAAACGAGGCAAAAAATCTGGAACTGATAAAAAAAGAATTGAAAGCAAAAGGCTATAACACGCCTATCTGCGCGGATATACATTTTACCCCAAATGCCGCCGAGTTTGCAGCACGTGTTATTGAAAAAGTGCGTGTAAATCCCGGGAATTATGCCGATAAAAAGAAATTTGAAACCATCGATTATACCGACGCAGCATACGAAGCGGAATTAGAAAGAATACGTACGCGCTTCACTCCCTTGGTGAAAATTTGTAAAGAATACGGAACCGCTATGCGCATCGGCACCAATCACGGTTCATTAAGCGATCGGATTTTAAGTCGTTACGGCGATACTCCTTTAGGAATGGTAGAAAGCGCATTTGAATTTTTACGCATTTGCGAAGAAAACAATTATTATAACATTGTTATTTCCATGAAAGCAAGCAACACACAAGTGATGGTGCAAGCTTATCGTTTGTTGGTTGCGAAGATGATGGAGACTCAAAGAAATTATCCTTTACACTTAGGCGTTACAGAAGCGGGTGATGGTGAAGATGGCCGAATTAAATCAGCAGTCGGAATCGGTACTTTATTAGAAGATGGATTAGGTGATACTGTTCGTGTTTCATTAACTGAAGAGCCTGAATTTGAAATTCCGGTTGCTAAAAATCTAGTTGAACGCTATTCGAATCGAAAAAATCATAAAACTATTCCGGAACTAGAAAATTCAGCTTCATTACCATATAATCCGTTTGAGTACGAAAGAAGAAAAACGCGTGAAGTCATAAATCTCGGAAATCACCATGTGCCCCGCGTAATCGCAGATTACTCAATGAAAGAAGAAATTACGCCTGCTTCTTTATTCGGCGTTGGTTATAATTATTCTGTACCGCAAGATAAATGGAATCTGACAGATTTAGCTGTCGATTATATTTACTGCGGCGATAAAATAGCAGATTTCGAAATTCCCGGAACATTAGGCCTTATTTACAATTCCGAAATTTGGAAAAAAGTAAAACATAAAGACCGCTCCTACCCTTTGTTTTGCGCCGAAGAATATTTCAAGGCTTCTGAAAAATCAGATGAATTAAACTTTGTAGCCGTTGAACTTCCATCTTTAACAAAGGATTTTATTCAGCGAATTAATGCTGAAAAATCAGTTGTTCTAATTGCCGATACTTTTAATGAACATGCGATGCCGGAACTGCGCCGACTGTTCATCGAGTTAGAATTAAACAAGTGTAATATTCCTGTTATCATCAAACGGAACTTTATTGGTTTAAACGAATCGCAATTTCAATTATTCAGTGCAACCGACCTGGGAGGATTATTACTCGATGGCTTCGGAGATGGAATTTGGATTAAACAAAAGGACTGCGTTTCTACTCAGGTTTGCAACTCTACTTCATTTGGAATATTACAAGCTACACGCACGCGCATTAGTAAAACCGAATACATTTCTTGTCCGAGTTGCGGTCGTACCCTCTTCGATTTACAAGAAACCACGCAAAAAATCAGAGAACGCACACATCACTTAAAAGGAGTAAAAATCGGCATCATGGGTTGCATTGTTAATGGTCCGGGTGAAATGGCCGATGCTGATTATGGATATGTGGGAACCGGTGAAAATAAAATCTCGCTTTACAAAGGCAAAGAAGTGGTAAAGAAAAATATTACCAGTGAAACTGCCGTTGATGAACTCATTGCTTTAATAAAAGAGCATGGCGATTGGGTAGAAAAACCTTAA
- the paaB gene encoding 1,2-phenylacetyl-CoA epoxidase subunit B: protein MSDSQGPLWEVFVQKKAGQPFVHCGSLHAFDKEMALQNARDLYTRRNEGMALWVVPSSAITASSPEDMGSFFEPANDKVYRHPTFYQIPDAIGHM from the coding sequence ATGAGCGATTCACAAGGACCACTTTGGGAAGTATTTGTGCAAAAGAAAGCGGGACAACCGTTTGTACACTGCGGCAGTTTACATGCATTTGATAAAGAGATGGCATTACAAAATGCGCGCGATTTATATACACGCCGCAATGAAGGAATGGCTTTATGGGTAGTTCCATCATCTGCGATTACCGCAAGCAGTCCGGAAGACATGGGCTCATTTTTTGAACCTGCCAATGATAAAGTTTACAGACATCCTACTTTCTATCAGATTCCGGATGCAATTGGTCACATGTAA